One Streptomyces sp. V4I8 genomic window carries:
- a CDS encoding STAS domain-containing protein, producing MCGPIAPHPLTVEVVDVGYVVLVRVSGELDTGTAPQLAAALGPLKERHCELDLAWVSFMDSAGLVALLAHQRRARAAWGSLRLVDSSPAVRRILTLTGTTAILLTAPGPAHP from the coding sequence GTGTGCGGCCCGATCGCTCCGCACCCGCTGACCGTCGAGGTGGTCGACGTCGGGTACGTGGTCCTGGTACGGGTCTCGGGCGAACTGGATACAGGTACCGCACCCCAACTGGCCGCCGCCCTGGGCCCACTCAAGGAGCGGCACTGCGAACTCGACCTGGCCTGGGTATCGTTCATGGACTCCGCTGGCCTCGTAGCACTGCTGGCCCACCAACGCCGCGCACGAGCCGCATGGGGAAGCCTACGCCTGGTAGACTCCTCCCCGGCGGTACGGCGCATCCTCACCCTCACCGGCACCACCGCCATCCTCCTCACCGCCCCCGGCCCTGCGCACCCCTAA
- a CDS encoding calcium-binding protein: MFASTLVNKTGTSITVTAGVGRGNTITIWQTGSSIRVRDSGDAVTPSGGCVAVSPTEVACTAAGTTEFVVHAGDQDDSVTSHLTSLGVTLLGGPGADSLSGGSANDTIEGDEGADFLSGGAGNDTLGGGTGADRIFGGSGNDSIEGRDGPDIINGDAGNDVIDGGSGNEQIVAGAGNDYADGNRGRDVINAVDNVSGNDYLEGGAETDNCHADLGDYKNGCP; this comes from the coding sequence ATGTTCGCCTCGACGCTGGTGAACAAAACGGGAACGTCCATTACGGTCACTGCGGGCGTTGGGCGGGGCAACACGATCACGATCTGGCAGACCGGCAGCAGCATCAGGGTCAGGGACAGCGGAGACGCAGTGACGCCGTCCGGCGGCTGTGTCGCCGTGAGTCCAACCGAGGTGGCCTGCACTGCAGCTGGCACCACCGAGTTCGTGGTTCATGCCGGCGACCAAGACGACAGTGTCACGTCCCACTTGACGAGCCTTGGGGTCACGCTGCTCGGGGGCCCGGGTGCTGACAGTCTCTCCGGTGGGTCCGCGAACGACACCATCGAAGGTGATGAGGGGGCCGACTTCCTCTCCGGAGGCGCGGGCAATGACACCCTGGGCGGCGGCACCGGAGCAGACAGGATCTTCGGCGGCAGCGGAAACGATTCCATCGAGGGACGCGACGGCCCGGACATCATCAACGGCGACGCAGGTAACGATGTGATCGATGGCGGCAGCGGCAACGAGCAGATCGTCGCGGGGGCAGGAAACGACTACGCGGACGGTAATCGGGGACGCGACGTAATCAACGCCGTGGACAACGTCAGCGGAAATGACTACCTCGAAGGCGGCGCTGAAACGGATAACTGCCACGCCGACCTGGGCGATTACAAGAACGGCTGCCCTTGA
- a CDS encoding cold-shock protein: MASGTVKWFNAEKGFGFIEPDGGGPDVFAHYSEINGTGYRELNEGESVTFDIGQGHKGPEAKNITRR, from the coding sequence ATGGCCAGCGGCACCGTGAAGTGGTTCAACGCGGAAAAAGGTTTCGGTTTCATCGAACCGGACGGCGGAGGCCCCGACGTCTTCGCGCACTACTCCGAGATCAACGGCACCGGATATCGTGAGCTCAACGAAGGCGAATCGGTCACCTTCGACATCGGCCAAGGCCACAAGGGCCCCGAGGCCAAGAACATCACCCGGCGCTGA
- a CDS encoding DUF2690 domain-containing protein, protein MFAPAAQAAPAAGCYSAACRGLDPDQAGCSTDAYTVTQINTSRGNIQLRYSPSCRSNWARMTSPTPGTFLWIKECSSGYREEFSVPSGYTVAWTDMVDGAGPVKAGDVFTSTTCL, encoded by the coding sequence ATGTTTGCGCCTGCTGCCCAGGCTGCTCCAGCAGCCGGTTGTTACAGCGCAGCTTGCAGGGGACTTGATCCCGACCAGGCCGGCTGTAGTACTGATGCGTACACCGTGACGCAGATAAACACCTCGAGGGGAAACATCCAACTCCGCTACAGCCCCTCGTGCCGCTCGAACTGGGCCCGCATGACCAGCCCTACTCCCGGAACCTTTTTGTGGATCAAGGAGTGCTCAAGCGGGTACAGGGAGGAGTTCTCAGTGCCGTCCGGATACACCGTAGCCTGGACGGACATGGTGGATGGCGCAGGTCCGGTTAAAGCTGGCGACGTGTTCACATCCACCACCTGCCTATGA
- a CDS encoding calcium-binding protein → MLADTTVVEKAGDTLIVTADEGVTNDITIRRRGNAVIVTDSADTVAAITPCRVTAAHTAECPLPLSAINVNAKDADDDITISPNLEAAGTLLGGAGDDRLNGGPRADRLIGDDTAATGRRATPGNDTINGGPGNDTISGLAGNDTINGNAGNDTLNGDDGNDTLNGEQGHDTVTGGRGNDTHNGGEGNDTLNATDSVIANDSLDGGLGFDTCNRDAGDIAINCP, encoded by the coding sequence ATGCTTGCCGACACCACCGTCGTCGAGAAGGCAGGGGATACCCTCATCGTGACGGCCGATGAGGGCGTGACAAACGACATCACCATACGGAGGCGAGGCAATGCCGTCATAGTGACGGACTCGGCAGACACTGTCGCTGCCATCACTCCCTGTCGTGTCACAGCCGCGCACACGGCAGAGTGCCCACTGCCCCTCTCAGCGATCAATGTCAACGCCAAAGACGCCGACGATGACATCACCATCTCTCCGAATCTGGAGGCTGCAGGAACACTGCTCGGTGGTGCGGGTGACGACCGCCTCAACGGCGGCCCCCGAGCCGACCGGCTCATCGGGGACGACACGGCTGCAACCGGCAGACGGGCCACCCCCGGCAACGACACCATCAACGGCGGCCCAGGCAACGACACCATCTCAGGACTAGCTGGCAACGACACGATCAACGGCAACGCCGGCAACGACACCCTCAACGGCGACGACGGCAACGACACCCTCAACGGCGAACAGGGCCACGACACGGTAACCGGAGGCAGGGGCAATGACACGCACAATGGCGGCGAAGGCAACGACACCCTCAATGCCACAGACAGCGTGATCGCCAACGACAGCCTCGACGGGGGCCTAGGCTTCGACACCTGCAACCGTGACGCTGGCGACATCGCCATCAACTGCCCCTGA
- a CDS encoding transposase family protein, protein MSWNVTAGLDKDQLDGLVVRVHQALVEDPDPAVSPARMWSLGLYRSVVLVLFLLRQNPVQEAAAELFGVSQATVSRRWTGLLPVVEKALAGHVPDPVEASAGRIVLIDGTLVTTWDWASEGTAMFSGKHRDTGFNLQIAATLSGDLLAVSEPVPGSRHDMYAWRQSHFPETFAERQSMGDLGYVGSGMLTARRKPPGQQRPTGAKIYNRSISSLRAAIERAIAHLKDWKILATRYRGPLAKFPLVAKTVTALTFYKKGW, encoded by the coding sequence TTGAGCTGGAACGTTACGGCAGGGTTAGACAAGGATCAACTGGACGGGCTGGTGGTGCGGGTCCATCAGGCGCTCGTGGAGGACCCGGATCCTGCGGTGTCTCCGGCGCGGATGTGGTCGCTGGGCCTGTACCGGTCGGTGGTCCTGGTGCTGTTCCTCCTGCGGCAGAACCCCGTCCAGGAAGCGGCGGCGGAACTGTTCGGTGTCAGCCAGGCCACTGTTTCCCGGCGGTGGACGGGGCTGCTTCCGGTGGTGGAGAAGGCCCTCGCCGGGCATGTCCCTGATCCTGTGGAAGCCTCAGCCGGCCGGATCGTGCTCATCGACGGCACCCTGGTCACCACGTGGGACTGGGCGAGCGAAGGCACCGCTATGTTCTCCGGCAAGCATCGTGACACCGGCTTCAACCTGCAGATCGCCGCCACGCTGTCCGGAGACCTGCTCGCGGTGTCCGAGCCTGTCCCGGGCTCCCGCCACGACATGTACGCCTGGCGCCAGTCCCACTTCCCGGAGACCTTCGCAGAACGGCAGAGCATGGGCGATCTTGGGTACGTGGGTTCCGGCATGCTCACCGCGAGACGCAAACCACCTGGTCAGCAACGCCCCACTGGCGCCAAGATCTACAACCGGAGCATCAGCAGCCTCCGCGCCGCCATTGAGCGAGCGATCGCACACCTGAAGGACTGGAAGATCCTCGCGACCCGCTACCGCGGCCCCCTGGCCAAGTTCCCCCTCGTCGCCAAAACCGTCACCGCCCTCACCTTCTACAAAAAGGGCTGGTGA
- a CDS encoding transposase family protein: MLFLLRQNPVQQAAAELFHISQATVSRRWTTLLPVVETALAEHVPDPADASHGRIVLVDGTLVTTWDWASEGTTMFSGKHRDTGFNLQVAATLSGDLLAVSAPVPGSRHDMYAWRQSHFPKAFADRESMGDPGYVGSGMLTARRKPPGQERPVGDKVFNQSIGKLRAAVERAIAHLKDWKVLATRYRGPLTRFPLVAKTVTALAFYKNGW, encoded by the coding sequence GTGTTGTTCCTGCTGCGGCAGAACCCCGTCCAGCAAGCGGCGGCGGAACTGTTCCACATCTCCCAGGCCACCGTCTCGCGCCGGTGGACCACGCTGCTCCCGGTGGTGGAGACGGCCCTGGCCGAGCATGTGCCCGACCCCGCCGACGCCTCACACGGCAGGATCGTCCTGGTCGACGGGACCCTGGTCACCACGTGGGACTGGGCGAGCGAGGGCACCACGATGTTCTCCGGCAAGCATCGTGACACAGGCTTCAACCTGCAGGTCGCCGCCACTCTCAGCGGGGACCTGCTCGCCGTCTCCGCGCCGGTACCCGGCAGCCGGCACGACATGTACGCCTGGCGCCAGTCCCACTTCCCCAAAGCCTTCGCCGACCGGGAGAGCATGGGGGATCCGGGCTATGTCGGCTCCGGCATGCTCACCGCCCGCCGCAAGCCACCCGGTCAGGAACGCCCCGTCGGAGACAAGGTGTTCAACCAGAGCATCGGCAAGCTCCGCGCCGCCGTCGAACGAGCGATCGCACATCTGAAGGACTGGAAGGTCCTCGCCACTCGCTATCGCGGCCCTCTCACCCGGTTCCCCCTCGTCGCCAAGACCGTCACCGCCCTCGCCTTCTACAAGAACGGCTGGTGA